In a genomic window of bacterium:
- the fliQ gene encoding flagellar biosynthesis protein FliQ — MSEEMVIKLVQEALFYMLLISAPMLGVSLIVGLIVSIFQTATAIQEMTLTFVPKIIATLLTISIFGLWMLKTLVEYTTRLIMMIPDLVG, encoded by the coding sequence ATGAGCGAGGAAATGGTGATTAAATTAGTTCAAGAGGCGCTATTCTATATGTTATTAATTTCGGCGCCAATGTTAGGGGTAAGTCTAATTGTAGGATTAATCGTGAGCATATTCCAAACCGCCACCGCTATTCAGGAAATGACATTGACCTTTGTCCCAAAGATAATTGCTACACTTTTGACGATTTCTATCTTTGGATTGTGGATGTTAAAAACTTTAGTTGAATACACCACGCGATTAATAATGATGATTCCTGATTTGGTGGGATGA